The Ignavibacteriota bacterium region TTTTATATTCACTTTTAGTAATTTCCGAATCACGTATTCCTTTAATGTTTTTCAGAATAATATTTTGACTTTTTTTAATGATAAAATTTGCGGCAGAATTTGTTTTAGAAATATCATTATTTATAAATTCAGCGTCGTTTACATTGTCTAGTACAAAGGCAGGCCTTTCATCATTTTCGATTGTTTTTATAATTATATCTTTCACTTTTAAACCTTTTACATACCTAAAGTAAAAACCGTAAGCAGGCATTGCGTTCCAGCGGTAAGGATCGGGATAAGAATCGATATTTTGCGGCACTTCCTTGTCAACAGATTCTTTCTTTCCGCCGCCTCTAAAATAAATACGAATATTGCTTAAACTTAAATCTTCAACATAATGCTCCGGAATGCCCATAATCATACATGCTCCAAGTTCAGGAGATTTTGGTCTTCCTCCCACATCATAAACGTTTAAATTGCTGATTGAAATTCTTCTGCAAACACCAATGGGAACATTTTCCGGTCCCCTCATTCTCGCACTTAATCGTATAAAAAAAGGAGTATCTGTAATATCACGCATTGTGATGTTATCAATAACAATATCCTCAATTATACCTCCGTCAGCCGATTCAAGACAAAATCCACGCGAATGTTCGAATACACAATTTGAAACAGCAATGTTCCTAAAACCGCCATTAGATTCGGTTCCAAATTTTAATCTTCCGGTTATGCAATGATTAACATTCGGATCTTCATCTTTAAATTCTTTGGTAAAAGTTCCATTTAAAAGTGAGCCATGATCAAAACCAAATATTTGGCAATTTGTAATTGTTACATTCTCTGTAAATCTGGCATAACCTAAAGCAAAAGATGATTTTAAACATAAACCGTCATCCGTCGGAGAATTTATTAAGCAATCTGAAATAATTACATTTTTACAGCAGTCAATGTCAAATCCATCTCTATCAGCATCAGCGCGAACATTATTAATTGTAAGATTATCAACGCCGGTGGCAAGAATGCAAAAATGTCCGCCGTGCAAAATAGATATATCTTTAATGGTAACATTTACACAATTTTTAAGCCCAACGGCTTTATTTCCGGAACCTTTAATTTCAGGTTTATCATAAGAATATAAACCTTTTCCCCAAATGGTGCCATTTCCCATTATTGAAATATCGTGCAAACTATCGCCGAAAATCAAACTATTTTTCCAATAACTATGTCCAAAATCCTGATATTTTTTATACCAAGCGTTTTCTTCGGGCAAATCATAACCTTCGGTATCTGTTTCTTTATTTGCAATAAGTCTTGCTCCTTGCTCCAAATAAATTGTTATTTTACTTTTCAAACGAATGGTAAATGATAAATAATCTCCGGCAGGAAAGTATATAGTTCCTCCGCCGTTTTTTGATGCTGTCTCTATAACGGAATTTATTATTTCAGTATTATCAGTTATGCCATCCCTTTTTGCTCCAAAATCAACAACGTTATAATTTATATGATCCGCAAAAATAAATGATACTGAATTAAAGAATAAAATTGCAAGAAATAATTTCATTTATTGATTTTCCTTCGTTGTGAAAAATATTTATGTGAAAATAATTTTTAAAAGTAATAATGTTTATATCAAGAATGAAATAATTTTACTGCCTACATATGTTTTAAGACTTCTTGAATATAAACATAAAAGTTTCATTTCTTATTTTTGAACAAGACATCTCATCCTTAAATATTGAAAATAATTTAACGATGATTTAAATCAAATTTTAATTGGAAAAATAATGGACCTTTTGAAAAACTTTAAATTAGCATCTAAACTGCGAATTATCATTCTTATGCTTGTTGTTGGAAGCTTAATTTTCGGCATAACTGCTTATTTAACAATCGAAAAACTGCGTGTAAATGGAGAAATGTATTCGGAAATTGTAGAAGGAAAAGATTTAATTGCCGATATACTTCCACCGCCAAATTTTATTGTTGAAACTTATTTGAATTCTTTTCTTATGCTCCGAGCTGACAAAAACGAACTAAATGAGCTTGTTGAGAAATCAAAATCTTTAAGCGAAGAATATTATACTCGGCATAAGTTTTGGGTTAAAACGCTTGAAGATGGCAAACTTAAAGATGACATGGTTGAAAATTCATTTAAGCCAGCCAAAGAATTTTTTGAATTGAGAGACAGTAAATTTATTCCGCTGATTAGAGAAGGAAATATTGCAGAAGCTGAAAATTTATTAAATACAAAGATGAAGGAATTGTTTCACGCACATAAAGTATATATCGAGAGTGTTGTTGAACAAGCAAATTTAAAGAATGCATCGATTGAAACTCACGCCGAAGAAATTATTTCATCCAGAACAATAACGTTAATAATTCTTGAGTTTATTATAATTATTGGACTTTATTTTACAATTTCCAAAATTTTTAAAAACATTTCCGTTCCAATTAAAAAAGTCTTAGAAGTCTCTAAAGAAATTTCAAAAGGTCATTTAAAAGCTAGAACCAATATAAGATCTAAGGATGAAGTTGGTGTAATGGCTGAAACTATTGATAAAATGGCTTCTGATTTGGATAATTATTCATTGTTGCTCCAGTCAATCGCAAATGGAAAAGTAGATGTCTGCTCGCAAGCTTTTGATTCCGAAGATGTTTTAGCCATTTCATTAAATGAAATCACAAACACTTTAACCGAATTGACAAAAGAAATAAATAGTTTAACACAATCTGCATTAAGCGGAAATTTAAAACATAGAGGAGATGAAAGTAAATTCAGCGGTGGCTATAAAGAATTGCTGCGTGGAATAAACAAGACACTGGATGCTGTTATAAATCCGATTACCGAAGGTTCGTCGGTTCTTAAAAAAATGTCTGAAGGAGATATAACAAATAGAGTTAACGGCGATTACAAAGGAGACCATCAGCTGATAAAAAACAGCATTAACCACCTTTCAGAATCATTTACATCTGTTTTGTCACTTATAGGTGATTCAAT contains the following coding sequences:
- a CDS encoding right-handed parallel beta-helix repeat-containing protein; the encoded protein is MKLFLAILFFNSVSFIFADHINYNVVDFGAKRDGITDNTEIINSVIETASKNGGGTIYFPAGDYLSFTIRLKSKITIYLEQGARLIANKETDTEGYDLPEENAWYKKYQDFGHSYWKNSLIFGDSLHDISIMGNGTIWGKGLYSYDKPEIKGSGNKAVGLKNCVNVTIKDISILHGGHFCILATGVDNLTINNVRADADRDGFDIDCCKNVIISDCLINSPTDDGLCLKSSFALGYARFTENVTITNCQIFGFDHGSLLNGTFTKEFKDEDPNVNHCITGRLKFGTESNGGFRNIAVSNCVFEHSRGFCLESADGGIIEDIVIDNITMRDITDTPFFIRLSARMRGPENVPIGVCRRISISNLNVYDVGGRPKSPELGACMIMGIPEHYVEDLSLSNIRIYFRGGGKKESVDKEVPQNIDSYPDPYRWNAMPAYGFYFRYVKGLKVKDIIIKTIENDERPAFVLDNVNDAEFINNDISKTNSAANFIIKKSQNIILKNIKGIRDSEITKSEYKKF
- a CDS encoding methyl-accepting chemotaxis protein, whose protein sequence is MDLLKNFKLASKLRIIILMLVVGSLIFGITAYLTIEKLRVNGEMYSEIVEGKDLIADILPPPNFIVETYLNSFLMLRADKNELNELVEKSKSLSEEYYTRHKFWVKTLEDGKLKDDMVENSFKPAKEFFELRDSKFIPLIREGNIAEAENLLNTKMKELFHAHKVYIESVVEQANLKNASIETHAEEIISSRTITLIILEFIIIIGLYFTISKIFKNISVPIKKVLEVSKEISKGHLKARTNIRSKDEVGVMAETIDKMASDLDNYSLLLQSIANGKVDVCSQAFDSEDVLAISLNEITNTLTELTKEINSLTQSALSGNLKHRGDESKFSGGYKELLRGINKTLDAVINPITEGSSVLKKMSEGDITNRVNGDYKGDHQLIKNSINHLSESFTSVLSLIGDSINSTASAVTQILASSEEISTGVQEQSLQTNEVSTAMEEMSKTIFETTRNIIKTNELAKESKSIAANGQAIIESTISGMKQIELVVKQASEIIIGLSNRSTKIGGIVKVINEIADQTNLLALNAAIEAARAGEHGRGFAIVADEVKKLADRTSSSTSEIVEMINSIQSDSQNAAKAIELGTSQVSVGMENSINAGNSMHEIVKSSDLLLEASSQVAAASEEQSAAVEQISKNVDSINSVANLNAAGIKTVADSTNDLMYMVENLQKLIGKFKISDRQNEDWSCEKFTKKKDASYVN